From the Hoplias malabaricus isolate fHopMal1 chromosome 6, fHopMal1.hap1, whole genome shotgun sequence genome, the window CCTTCAAACACTgacaaatgttttacatttcaaGGTCTCATGCCAGAGGCACCTCCAGCACTGCCAACTTCACTTTAAAAATAGTGAGATGTCTCATTGGTGATCCCACAACTATTATGGCATGTTAAACTGCAGGCTCAGATTTGAGCTTTGGGAACGTCCATAATCAAATTACCTACATGTTTAAATGTTCGGAGAATGCTGTTTGCCAAGCATTTCCTTTAAAATTAATGGTATTATCTGAGTTTGTCTTGAGGCAACAGCTACTAATCTTCTGGAAAGCTACATGCACATTGGAaaattactgtgaggatttgatgacatcaCATACTGATGCTGATTCTTTCCATAGAGCACTTGTATGGAGACAGTGGAGGATAATCAGCATAGATTCActccagtcctttgcagggtgactcacacttacatattcactcacacctaggcacacttttgagttgccagttcacctaccaacgtgtgttttaggactgtggaATGAAAttggagcactcagaggaaacccacgcagacacagggagagaacacaccaaactcctcacagacagtcacggcAGCAAGGCTCGAACCTACAGCCCAGTGACCGTggagcgacactacctgctgcgccaccatgctgccctcattcgtttgtttgttcgttcattcattcattcatatatattttttaaccacTTCAACTGGATCCATTTTGCTGTTGGTCATGAGCCTaacaggaatcattgggcacaatgcaTGAACAGACcctggacaaaaaaaaagtacactTTTATTGTGCAGTAACAAAAGAAGGAAAATATGCAATTTGGGGAAAATGTGTATTTTctatgaacattttaaaattttcatcattttaataaaattattttttatcccTCAGCTCCATGATTCCATCTATGTTCTCTGCATCATGGATATTGTAGTTGCCTACATGATTAACTCTGCATCACAGTGGATctatctctcttgctctctctcacacatacacacgcacgcgcgcacacatacacagactaGTACATGTCTCCTGTCCTACTTTATCTATGCTTACACACACCTATCAGCATAACAGATGAAAGATCATATGACAGCAGAGGCTAGTTCTCAGAACCTGAGAGAGTATATCTGCTGTTTAGTGAGCAAATTAAACTGTCTGCCATTAACAAGCTGCtaattaatgacttttaacAGGGCACAAATATATTATTCTGGACCGTCTTCTGACCTCTTCATTTAGATGCTCAATTTCTTATTTGGCAGTGCAAAGTTTTCCAATATTAACATCATATTAATATATTAGGTCTTTTTCTTACCAGTCATGTTAATTGTTCATGTCCATGTCACCTAGCTGGCACATccaatattttgtttttcaggttTGTCCATATAACTGTAATATGGTTTTGTTTCATTAGTAGACAGTGATCCTGCCTAAGTGGAAAGTCTACGTTTACTCACCCAGCCTTCATATTTTTAGCATTGTGGCTGGTTTTTCACATATGGATGTCTCTGAAAAACAGTGGAGCTTTGATGCCAGTTAGCTggacatcactgcacctcattCTATCATCAGTAATGGACATTTAATGTTTGCCAGTGCATTAACAGGCTCCAGTAATTTACAGAGACATGCTTGGAAGTTAAATCCTTACTGTAGGACTCAGCATCCACACTCTAACACCTATGGTAAAAGGATATAATACTTAAACATTTGTTAGTTTTAAAGTTTTGGCTGTAAAATTGAAAGCTGTTATTGAATGTCAGTTTTAATCATTAGTTTGGTGCTAACACAAAAGTAAAAACCCTATTAGAGTACTAGTGGGAATTAGGGAGTAAGTACTAAAGTTTCTGCATGAAATTTGTTGTTTCATACCACATAGCAAATGTTCCAGTCCTTTGGGACGATAAAATGCATGTCTCTGCCATTTATATTTAGCCAGACAATGACAGCAGTGGCCATTGGCATGATAATCATTGCAGAGATATAAAAGAAAGGGTAAAATATTCCAtatgaagaatgaatgaatttgatgtttaatatatatatatatatatatatatattttttttttttgtcttttttttgtcttgctATATAAACGTTTTTAAATGCAACATGTCAGCTGCAGTGATCATGAGTTTTGGGATACATAGTGTTGTCTGACAGCCTGTGTGCAtatgcacatgtgtgtgtggaggtgtgagtgagtgggaagAGGGTGATGATAGGTGCTACTGTATAATAAATGGTGTtcaggtttatttttaaatctgggACAGCTCTCTGGAACTCGGACATCATGTCACTATATAAGTGTATCTGTCTGCACAGTGAAATTGAAGATGcatttctttttacatttcCCACAGACATTTAAAACCTAGTAAAGGAAACAGAGCATGGCCATTTCCCTGAATTATGGAAAAGGTAAGAAATTACCCAGAGTTTAAATATTTAGCCATCGAGATCTACACAAATACTCCAGTTATTTTGATGTAAAACAGTTCTTCCAGCCTCATGCCTGGCTTTCCTCATTTCCTGCTTCACTGTGACCTCACTCCTGGATGCAGCTCTTACAGGTATACTAACATTATAATACATGTAAAGATGCTTTGTTCATTCCTGGTTACACAAATGCCACAACACTTTAATGACACATCTATGTATCTATACAATGAgttccattttattttgtataatatttttatgaattctcatttaaataaagagTAAAATGTAACTCATTTTACTTATAAGGGTCAGTGAACACTTGTCACTGTTATACAAAAAAACGCTACAATGTCAGTTGTCATAACATGCTGCCATTTTACACCAGAGAATATCCTGACACCACCTAATGTCACAGTAATCTATCACTTGACATAATTTTTATTTCAGCTGCACATCCCATTATAAAAGTTGACACCTTTTGAAATAagcttttataaatgtttatctaCGTTTGTGTCAGTTGTTAAAGAACAGTGCCCTGTGGTAAAGTGTTAACACGTTTATTTTGTCACTAAACTCATATCTAGCTAAAGCCTTTAAAAGTAATTTGACGTTAATAGACGTTAAATCTTTTAACACTAAATCTGACCAAAGTCAAAAGATAGCTGAAATCAAATTCTGTATCACTTTTAAGAAACTGGGTTCCTTAACAGCATCTGCATGTAATCTATACAGGGCTATCAATATTCAGCATAAATTTAGgagaggacaaaaaaaaaaagcttagtgtcatgagatttatttatttatatctgaTAATTTTGAGCCATTTTTAATGATAACAATGATAACAATGTAAAAAGAAACAGTTTAATGGTAGTGGAAAAATACAGCAGGGACTGTGCTTGGTGTCTGTAATGGTTCAGTGATAACCAAAAACATTCTCTAAAGTAAAGCATGAcaaagaatatttatttatatatatataatgactgatgcaatatcaaataaaaatgtcttgAAGATGAACACGTATATGATAATATAagataataatagtaataataataataatattttggcCTGAAATTAGGAATATTAATAGCATTTTACTAGATGTATAAAGATTATTCTATATGTAATAGCTTATTTGATCTATAATAGATTTCACTAGAGGCAATACtagaatattgctgtgaggaatGGATTGCATTTAGCGTTAGTGAAGTCAGGAATTCATGTTGGATGACTAGTTCTTGATCACAAATGCTGCAGGAAAGTATAAAATGAAACTATATAATTCCAGAGACCATCATTCCCCTGCTCAACAGTGCAGTGCTAGGGGGCTTTATACTCTTCTAGCTGACACTTCGCTATAGCAAGGTGTCTTATGTACAGTTATGTACAGCTGTATTCAGCAATGAGTTTCTAAGGAGATATTATAAGCTTCACGGTTGGAAATCTGTGTTAGTACTGGGAGTAGAATGGGGTTCAGTTCCCCACCAAGGCAGAATGCTGTACCAATAAGGCCAATCTGAATGAACCtacatttgtaaaaatataGACATGTTCTATGGATATGTCCATTTAAATATCTATGAgatgtgtacatttattttccagatgtaaacaaaaaaacaaaaacatgtttctgaAGAACATGTCTTTCTGTGGCCATCAGTCACAGCAATTTTGATCTTGTTCTAACAAATTGCCTCATTCACCCACTAATCTCACCAGTCAATTTCCAGGCTCCTCCCAGGTAAGCTGGTACATCCCCTGGTGTGGCTCGCAGTTTGGGTTTTGGGTGCAGCAATGCCTGAAAGAGGGAACATGCCAGTGGGGTGAATGCTGTGAACTGTGGGGCTGCATGGTCATAATGCTTGAAGCCATCTGACCTGCTGTCTTCGTTTGCCATCCTCTCCCGCTCACTCCACCTAAAATACCTGTTATATGCAACATTGTCCAGAACACTTTCAGTCCATGGTAGTGTTCCCATTAGCATGGCATAGATCAGAATTCCCAGTGCCCAGCTGTCTGTGCTGGGCTCTACCAAGACTAATGTACGTTTCTTTGAGCTGTTTTCATTGTCCACTAGTTTCTGGTTGCCGTTTGTATCCACATATGAGGACCCTGAGTCACTTGTCTCCTTCTGCCTCACTACTTCTGCCTCAGGTGTACAGTAGGGTGAGCTGTACCACACACAGGGAACCCTGGTACCCACAGCCTTCACCATGCCAAAATCCCCCAGTTTCACCCACCTACAGTCACGGTCACACAGGAAGATGTTCTCTGGCTTAACATCGCGGTGGACAAAGCCAAGAGAGTGGAGGTGAGAcagagctccactgacctgagAGACAACCCTCTGGACACAGCTCTCCTTCAGGCCCACCTAAAAgccaagagaaagagagagttcaGATACAGGTGAAATAGCTTAAATGCAGGCTCAAGTAAAAGTATTGCTACTTTgctaaaaaaaattgtttatgtGAATTTAAGTAGAACTAgattaaaagaataaaagtaGCTGTTCTAAAACTgtctaaatattttttcttattatcATTGTTGTAATCATTGTTCTACACTGGCATGGATGTTAAAGCACTACATCCAATAGAGGGCAGGTAAAATAGGGCTGAGAATCCTTTAAATGCACACATTTGAACTGAGAATTATGTTTGCTTATTTTACTAGTGGTCATGTTTTCGCTTGAACTATCAGCTGCCCTGCCCCCACAATTTCCAGTGATATTGCTCCATTCCCGCTGTATCTGTAAGCTCTCTGAGAATGCGTACAAACATGGACAAAATAAATGCAGATTATGGACAGAAGGCTTCATGAGTATATGTAGTCTcgcattgccagactctctagggGCCGTGGCTGGTCTGTGGCaagtctgtggctgagactagcaTCTCTGTCCTTATTCAATTTTGATCATCAATAAGATTTAAGGGCTCCTTGCCCGGTGTCAAAAATTGTCTAGAGGGTATAAAACTGCTCAGTATTGTACTGTAAAGCAGTGCAACCTCATTCACTGGAGTGATGGCAAGGGTGTTAACAGTTAATCCAGAACTATTTGGCTAGCATCTGTACATGAATTCCGGCAGCAGTCAttcactgcagtgttccaaaatcTGGCCTAAAGCATTCACACACAAGTAGAAACAACTGCAGCAATGGGGAAACTTACCTAttgatacccttcatttcagaagtagTGTTATATTAGGAAGTGTCCATAAACATTTGGTATATAGTGTACATGCCGTTCATTTTTGAATGTGCATTAAGCACACACTATTTTGAAAGCATCATGAGCAAATGACTAACCAGGGACCCATATTTCCATGCTATGTAATTAGTTTAGCAGATTCTACATCTTCATCCCATTTCTTGGAATACAGGATATGGGGATATGAGATTCCAGAGTCAGAGCATGACCTCATATCCCTGTTCCAGCCTAGGACCTGTGACCAGTGTATTAGCATAAGTGTGTCGCTTAGAAACATACTGAAAAGCAATACAGGAGTTAGTCATGTCACATATGTAATAGCTGCATATTTCTCAAAGCTATAgtgaaaatgttcaaaacattGTAGTGGAAGGTGATGGAAATGTAACACACCTCAGGAACAATGACATCATACAGGTCTCCATAGAGACTGGGTTGCTGGGCAAAGACATAGTGTGTAGGTGTAGAGAAGACGATTCCCAGAGCAGAGGTGAGAGAAGGATGAGTACAGTAGGCTAGTGAGAGGTTGTATTCCCTCAGAAATGATAGGAGAGAGGTGGAGTCACGAGGAAAGTATTTCAAAGCCATTGGAGTGCCTAAGTTTTCCATAGGTTGTGAGATCAACAGAAAAATATGGAGTCaatggatttaaaaaataaaatgtaatttatttatttaaaaaatcatagaaaaaaatcaaatatgaaAGCATATTAGAAATATTAGGAATAGATTAGTATATATACAATACTGGgtagaagtcttaggcacctaagataattatatatatttaaacgtatgccttctcagtaagtgtggtacttgtataaaattgtatataatcacagtaactacaaaaaaataaataaataaataatgataacactttaaattacatcccgctaattactgggta encodes:
- the si:ch211-171h4.3 gene encoding serine/threonine-protein kinase SBK1 — translated: MYLSLNTAPRILDELCHLTAQSLTSLDPSDHFQVLKLLGEGSYGKVMLALHKKRGTPMALKYFPRDSTSLLSFLREYNLSLAYCTHPSLTSALGIVFSTPTHYVFAQQPSLYGDLYDVIVPEVGLKESCVQRVVSQVSGALSHLHSLGFVHRDVKPENIFLCDRDCRWVKLGDFGMVKAVGTRVPCVWYSSPYCTPEAEVVRQKETSDSGSSYVDTNGNQKLVDNENSSKKRTLVLVEPSTDSWALGILIYAMLMGTLPWTESVLDNVAYNRYFRWSERERMANEDSRSDGFKHYDHAAPQFTAFTPLACSLFQALLHPKPKLRATPGDVPAYLGGAWKLTGEISG